In Anaerotignum faecicola, the following are encoded in one genomic region:
- a CDS encoding electron transfer flavoprotein subunit beta/FixA family protein, giving the protein MNIVVCIKQVPGTNKVEVDQNTGALKRDGVDSKMNPYDLYAIEFALKMKEKTGGTVTVCTMGPPQATEIIKEAYAMGVDNGYLFSDRRFAGSDVLATSYTLSQGIKMIGEFDIIICGKQTTDGDTAQVGPAISEFLDIPHAAWVDKLIDFDEQYITVQQDLNTFTQTVKVKYPCLITVEKGVFEPRLPSYKKKIQTKDRPVATLTLNEFGDRDESNYGLMGSGTSVERIFPPETKGDSVFIRGSFMEQCDGFMDVLKKGKYV; this is encoded by the coding sequence ATGAACATCGTTGTTTGTATCAAGCAGGTTCCGGGCACAAACAAAGTGGAGGTAGATCAAAATACAGGCGCGCTTAAAAGAGACGGCGTGGATTCAAAAATGAATCCGTATGATTTATACGCGATAGAATTTGCTCTTAAAATGAAAGAAAAAACAGGCGGCACAGTTACTGTATGTACGATGGGGCCGCCGCAGGCAACGGAAATAATAAAAGAAGCTTATGCAATGGGCGTTGATAACGGTTACCTCTTCAGCGACAGGCGCTTTGCCGGAAGCGATGTGCTTGCCACAAGCTATACTTTAAGCCAAGGCATTAAAATGATTGGGGAGTTTGACATTATAATATGCGGCAAACAGACAACCGATGGGGATACTGCACAGGTTGGCCCGGCAATCTCCGAATTTTTGGATATACCGCACGCTGCATGGGTTGATAAGCTTATAGATTTTGACGAACAGTACATAACGGTTCAGCAGGACTTAAATACGTTTACACAGACTGTGAAAGTTAAATATCCTTGTTTAATTACAGTTGAAAAAGGCGTATTTGAACCCAGACTGCCTTCCTATAAAAAGAAAATACAAACGAAAGACAGGCCGGTTGCGACTTTGACATTAAATGAATTCGGCGACAGGGACGAAAGCAATTACGGACTTATGGGTTCAGGAACGAGCGTTGAAAGGATATTCCCGCCGGAAACAAAGGGCGACAGCGTTTTTATCAGAGGGAGCTTTATGGAACAATGCGACGGTTTTATGGATGTGCTTAAAAAAGGAAAGTATGTTT
- a CDS encoding HAD family phosphatase translates to MKNIIFDLDGTLIDSMPVWNGVGKKFLKDNGVEPPEDIEEIFKTMSFEESHRYFAENLGLECSFDHMISSIISMVKDCYANTIPLKPYAYEFLEKEYKKGTNMCILTASEEDYVIPAVKRLGIDKFINGIFTCTGLGMSKSSGEIYDAAAERLGGTAADTAVFEDACHGVVNAKGRGYYTVAVEDESSKDDRDTIIKTADMYIKTYKELI, encoded by the coding sequence ATGAAAAATATAATTTTTGACCTTGACGGCACTTTGATAGATTCAATGCCCGTTTGGAACGGCGTAGGCAAAAAGTTTCTTAAAGACAACGGCGTTGAGCCGCCGGAAGATATTGAAGAAATTTTTAAAACTATGTCTTTTGAAGAAAGCCACCGATATTTCGCCGAAAATTTAGGGCTTGAATGCAGTTTTGATCACATGATTTCGTCGATTATATCAATGGTTAAAGACTGCTATGCAAATACAATACCTCTGAAACCATATGCGTACGAATTTTTGGAAAAGGAATACAAAAAGGGTACAAACATGTGTATTCTTACCGCTTCCGAAGAAGATTATGTTATCCCGGCTGTAAAACGACTTGGCATAGATAAGTTTATAAACGGTATTTTTACATGCACGGGACTTGGCATGAGTAAATCAAGCGGCGAAATATATGACGCCGCGGCCGAAAGGCTGGGGGGAACGGCAGCGGATACGGCTGTTTTTGAGGATGCATGCCATGGCGTTGTAAATGCAAAAGGCAGGGGATATTATACTGTTGCCGTTGAAGATGAAAGCTCTAAGGACGATAGGGATACAATAATTAAAACGGCCGATATGTATATTAAAACTTATAAAGAGCTTATATAA